A genomic window from Labrus bergylta chromosome 7, fLabBer1.1, whole genome shotgun sequence includes:
- the lrrc4.2 gene encoding leucine-rich repeat-containing protein 4.2 gives MSPLGQVSVQPTWNAALLAVISLMVPTLSMCQSTGLALGSANPQNCPGVCSCTNQLSKVVCTRRSLIRVPPNIPANTRYLNLMENSIETIQADTFRHLHHLEVLQLGRNAIRQIEVGAFNGLTSLNTLELFDNRLTVIPSGAFEYLSKLRELWLRNNPIESIPSYAFNRVPSLMRLDLGELRKLEYISDGAFEGLHNLKYLNLGMCNLREFPNLSPLVGLEELEISENVFPELKPGAFRGLKNLRKLWIMNSAITTIERNAFDDITALVELNLAHNNLSSLPHNLFTPLQYLVELHLHHNPWRCDCDVVWLSWWLREYIPTNSTCCGRCHTPVHMRGRYLVEVDQTTFQCSAPFILDAPRDLNISAARVAELKCRTAAMSSVRWLLPNGTVLTHGSAHPRISVLNDGTLNFSNVLPSDTGVYTCMVSNMAGNSNASAYLNVSNAELNTSNLSYFTTVTVEVLEPTVEETPKPKPTIPASPSVFQPVFISTPTVLFQSTQTPRQVSIPTARIPSGPAASLDEVMKTTKIIIGCFVAVTLLAAAMLIAFYKLRKRHQQRSTVAAARTIEIIQMEEEVPPVPPPTSGSSGSDDTVLVLPTLVEHNSNTFKPGYVSTSSGRQGSYGAHWTQNNSLHRSVRQHHSHISTITDPYAIKTTHGKEKVQETQI, from the coding sequence ATGAGTCCTTTGGGCCAGGTTAGTGTGCAGCCTACCTGGAACGCAGCTCTGCTCGCCGTGATCTCCCTCATGGTGCCCACTCTCAGTATGTGCCAGTCCACAGGCCTCGCGTTGGGCTCGGCTAACCCACAGAACTGCCCGGGCGTGTGCTCGTGCACTAACCAGCTCAGCAAGGTGGTGTGCACCCGCCGGAGCCTGATCCGGGTTCCTCCAAACATCCCAGCCAACACCAGGTACCTAAACCTGATGGAAAACAGCATAGAGACCATACAGGCGGATACATTCAGGCACCTGCATCACCTGGAGGTTCTGCAGTTAGGCAGAAATGCCATCAGACAGATTGAGGTGGGGGCCTTCAACGGCTTGACCAGTCTTAACACCCTGGAACTGTTCGACAACCGACTGACGGTCATACCCAGTGGAGCTTTTGAGTACCTGTCAAAGTTGAGAGAATTATGGCTTAGAAACAATCCCATTGAGAGCATCCCCTCCTACGCCTTCAACCGCGTCCCCTCCCTCATGAGACTGGACCTTGGAGAGCTGAGGAAGTTAGAGTACATTTCCGACGGGGCGTTCGAGGGCCTTCACAACCTCAAGTACCTCAACTTGGGGATGTGCAACCTTCGGGAGTTTCCTAATCTCTCACCGCTGGTGGGATTGGAGGAGCTAGAAATATCTGAGAATGTTTTCCCCGAACTGAAGCCCGGGGCCTTTCGCGGGCTCAAGAATTTACGCAAACTATGGATTATGAACTCTGCGATCACTACTATCGAAAGGAATGCATTCGATGACATCACGGCCTTGGTGGAGCTGAATTTGGCCCATAACAACCTGTCGTCTCTTCCTCACAACCTCTTCACGCCTCTGCAGTACCTGGTGGAGTTACACCTGCACCACAACCCCTGGCGGTGCGATTGTGACGTCGTGTGGCTCTCCTGGTGGCTCAGAGAATACATTCCCACAAACTCCACCTGCTGCGGACGCTGCCACACCCCGGTCCACATGAGAGGTCGATACCTGGTGGAGGTCGATCAGACCACCTTTCAGTGTTCGGCGCCGTTTATACTCGACGCTCCGAGAGATCTTAACATCTCGGCGGCGAGGGTCGCAGAACTGAAGTGTCGCACTGCTGCCATGAGTTCGGTCAGATGGCTTCTCCCCAACGGCACCGTATTGACCCATGGCTCGGCTCATCCGAGGATATCGGTCCTTAATGACGGAACTCTCAATTTCTCCAACGTTCTGCCGTCAGACACTGGTGTCTACACGTGCATGGTGAGCAACATGGCAGGGAATTCCAACGCCTCGGCCTACCTAAACGTCAGCAATGCTGAACTCAACACGTCtaatttgtcttattttacaaCTGTAACGGTGGAGGTTTTGGAGCCCACCGTGGAAGAGACCCCCAAACCCAAGCCTACTATCCCCGCTTCGCCctctgtgtttcagcctgtCTTCATCTCCACACCTACTGTGCTCTTCCAGAGCACTCAGACTCCAAGGCAGGTGTCGATCCCTACTGCCAGAATCCCTAGCGGGCCAGCCGCCAGCCTGGATGAGGTGATGAAAACCACCAAAATCATCATTGGCTGTTTTGTTGCTGTCACCTTGCTTGCAGCTGCCATGTTAATTGCGTTCTATAAGTTGCGTAAGCGGCATCAACAGAGGAGCACGGTGGCAGCAGCCAGGACCATAGAAATCATTCAAATGGAGGAGGAAGTTCCTCCTGTTCCACCGCCCACCTCGGGATCTAGCGGTTCGGACGACACGGTGTTGGTACTGCCAACATTAGTTGAACACAACAGCAACACCTTTAAGCCTGGGTACGTGTCCACCTCCTCAGGCCGCCAAGGGAGCTATGGAGCCCACTGGACCCAGAACAACTCCCTCCATCGCTCAGTCAGACAGCATCACAGCCACATCAGCACCATAACGGATCCCTACGCCATTAAGACTACCCATGGCAAAGAGAAGGTTCAAGAGACCCAAATCTAA